Within Streptomyces roseirectus, the genomic segment GCGAGAGGCCTTCGACGTGGCAGCACCGCAGAACTACCTCGCAGTCATCAAGGTCATCGGTGTCGGCGGCGGTGGTGTCAATGCCATCAACCGGATGATCGAAGTCGGACTCAAGGGCGTCGAGTTCATCGCCATCAACACCGACGCGCAGGCGCTGTTGATGAGCGACGCCGACGTCAAGCTCGACGTCGGCCGCGAACTCACCCGCGGACTCGGCGCCGGCGCCAACCCGGCGGTCGGCCGCAAGGCCGCCGAGGACCACCGCGAGGAGATCGAGGAGGTCCTCAAGGGGGCCGACATGGTCTTCGTGACGGCCGGCGAGGGCGGCGGCACCGGCACCGGCGGCGCACCCGTCGTCGCCAACATCGCCCGCTCGCTCGGCGCGCTCACCATCGGCGTGGTCACCCGCCCGTTCACCTTCGAGGGCCGGCGCCGCGCCAACCAGGCCGAGGACGGCATCGCGGAACTGCGCGAAGAGGTCGACACCCTCATCGTCATCCCCAACGACCGGCTGCTGTCCATCTCGGACCGCCAGGTCTCCGTCCTCGACGCCTTCAAGTCGGCCGACCAGGTCCTGCTCTCCGGTGTCCAGGGCATCACCGACCTCATCACCACCCCGGGCCTGATCAACCTTGACTTCGCCGACGTCAAGTCCGTGATGTCCGAGGCCGGTTCGGCGCTCATGGGCATCGGCTCGGCCCGCGGCGACGACCGCGCGGTGGCCGCCGCCGAGATGGCCATCTCCTCGCCGCTCCTCGAAGCCTCCATCGACGGCGCCCGCGGTGTCCTGCTCTCCATCTCCGGCGGCTCGGACCTCGGCCTGTTCGAGATCAACGAGGCCGCCCAGCTGGTCTCCGAGGCCGCCCACCCCGAGGCGAACATCATCTTCGGCGCCGTCATCGACGACGCCCTCGGCGACGAGGTCCGCGTCACGGTCATCGCGGCCGGCTTCGACGGGGGCCAGCCCCCGGCCCGCCGGGACAACGTGATCGGCTCGGCCTCCACCCGCCGCGAGGAGCCCGCCCCGGTCAGCCGGCCCGAGTCCCGCCCGTCCTTCGGCTCGCTCGGCAGCGTGACGCCGAAGGAGGACCCGGAGCCCGCTCCGGAGCCGGTCGCCGACCTGCCCCCGCTGAGCCCGCCGGTCCCGCCGTCGCGGACCTACTCGGACAGCGCCGCCGAGGAACTGGACGTCCCGGACTTCCTGAAGTGATAGGACAGCGCGAGAGCGTGAGCGGCGCGCACTTCGCCTTCACCGACCGGTGGGGTGGGGTGAGCGCCGCTCCGTATGAGGAGCTGAACCTCGGCGGCGCGGTCGGTGACGACCCCGCCGCCGTCCTGACCAACCGCGAACTGGCCGCCAAGTCGCTCGGGTTGGACCCGGCCGACGTGGTGTGGATGAACCAGGTGCACGGCGCTGACGTTCAGGTCGTCAGCGAACCCTGGGGCACGAAGCCGGTTCCGGAGGTCGACGCGATCGTCACCGCCCGCCCCGGCCTCGCGCTCGCCGTCCTCACCGCCGACTGCGTGCCCGTCCTGCTGGCCGACCCGGTCGCCGGTGTCGCCGCCGCCGCGCACGCGGGCCGGCCCGGCATGGTGAAGGGCGTCGTCCCCGCCGCCGTGCGCGCCATGA encodes:
- the ftsZ gene encoding cell division protein FtsZ, with translation MAAPQNYLAVIKVIGVGGGGVNAINRMIEVGLKGVEFIAINTDAQALLMSDADVKLDVGRELTRGLGAGANPAVGRKAAEDHREEIEEVLKGADMVFVTAGEGGGTGTGGAPVVANIARSLGALTIGVVTRPFTFEGRRRANQAEDGIAELREEVDTLIVIPNDRLLSISDRQVSVLDAFKSADQVLLSGVQGITDLITTPGLINLDFADVKSVMSEAGSALMGIGSARGDDRAVAAAEMAISSPLLEASIDGARGVLLSISGGSDLGLFEINEAAQLVSEAAHPEANIIFGAVIDDALGDEVRVTVIAAGFDGGQPPARRDNVIGSASTRREEPAPVSRPESRPSFGSLGSVTPKEDPEPAPEPVADLPPLSPPVPPSRTYSDSAAEELDVPDFLK
- the pgeF gene encoding peptidoglycan editing factor PgeF, which gives rise to MIGQRESVSGAHFAFTDRWGGVSAAPYEELNLGGAVGDDPAAVLTNRELAAKSLGLDPADVVWMNQVHGADVQVVSEPWGTKPVPEVDAIVTARPGLALAVLTADCVPVLLADPVAGVAAAAHAGRPGMVKGVVPAAVRAMIELGAEPARIVARTGPAVCGRCYEVPADMRAEVAALEPAAYAETSWGTPAVDVAAGAHAQLDALGVRDRAQSPVCTLESHDHFSYRRDRSTGRLAGYVWLG